The DNA region aataaaaaatatatataaaaatttactttaaatacaaaagaagaaaacaattcatttaaataaaaatcatgagaaaaaaatggagttaaaattaaaatgagaAAATTAATCAGAAAaagatacaaaaaaaaattaagttaaaataaaaaatgataaaaaaaaaaaacaattacctatatttatttacatacatatatatctcaatacatatatacctatacccacacatacatatatatatatccaaacatacatatacatatattttttttttgtagaaaAAACCCCAACTTGGACCTACGAAACTTTTTCGTGTTATTGATATACCACAAAACGATTATAGTATACCTACAAATGAGTCGTCCAATAGATATGTACCATATGGTaaatataaaggaaaaaCGTACATATATGTTGAAGGAGAAGAACCAGATGATTATCTTCGTGATATATCTTCCTCTGATATTACTTCATCAGAAAGTGAATATGAAGAGATTGATATCAAtgatatatatccatataaatcacctaaatataaaactttaATTGAAGTAGTACTAAAACCAAGTAGCAAAACAACATATGATGATACATCTAAGTACCAAAATGATAGTAGTAATAAACTTACAAATGAAGAGTGGAATGAACTAAAAGAGGATTTTATATCgcaatatttacaaaatataccAAAGGATTTACCTAATGAAAATATCATTGATGATAAGATCTATATGGATACACAACCTAACATTGTTGATAGTAGTATGGAGGAAAAACCTTTTATTACATCCATTCAAGATAGAGTTTTATATGGTGATAgcgaaaatatatataatattaattggaATATACCAAAAAATATTAGCTCTAATACTACAGATTATCCAAAATATGTTACATCAAACGACAAATATTCTGGAATTGATCTAATTAATGATTCGTTAAATAATGATCaacatattgatatatatgatgagtTGTTAAAAcgaaaagaaaatgaattatatggAACAAAACATACTAAACATACATCAACAAATAGAATTGCAAAACCAATAAGTATTGATCCTATAAGTAATCAAATAGAATTGTTTAATAAATGGTTAGATAGACATAGAGATATGTGCAACCAATGGAATAATAAAGAGGAAATGTTAAGTAAATTGAATGAAGAATGGAATAACGAAAATAAAGAACATGAATTAGGTATAACACCCTCAACTcatgatgatattaatagaattaatgatgaaaattataatataattaatacaaacacacaaataaataatgaacgTAATGATATAACATCTCTTGAACATCTTGGATCTACAAATATTCCTCCTAATGATATTACAAGAAACAATAATGGATTTCGTACAAAAAATTTACGCACAAATATATCTATGGATATACTTATGGacgaaaataatgatataacaaATGAAGATGATCAGTTGGAAAATTCGTACAATTTTTGAGGATAtggaaaataattaaatgaaCAATATGTGgagaataataatttaattcataatgaaaatcattatatgaatttaaaaaGGATTATTTCTAgacaatatattaataataaattaaaaggaGTAACAAATTCTTATATCTAAtgcaatatatttataaaaaatatatatgtttaataaattttattaatatctaATAAAAGATAAGTTTTATACAAttcaaaacatataaaatatttttccaattaatattttatatatatataatattattaaaaataatatataattctttaaaaaaattataataattaattttcaCCCTCCGAAgctttttcaatttttagAAATAATTCCTTTTGATGGTCTTGATataattcttcttttaatattttaaaaaattctaAGAATGAATAAATGAATTTTCTCATATCATCAAGTGTACTTTCAtctttaattaaattaaaaaaatcattAGTATATTTTTCCTGTTCACGTTCTACAGTTCTATTAAATCTTGCAATGTTTTCTTCCCATATAGTGGCATATACAAGtttctttttaatacaaGAAGTAGTATCAGAATAATCATTATCTAGATAATTTTGTATTGATTCCTTTAAATCTTTCTTTATATCACCCAAACCTTCTTTTGCAACACGAACTGTGTGCGTCCATATATTTCCAAGATCTTTTGTTGGAGGGCATTCTTTTAATGAACTTAAAACATCTAATAATTCCTTTTCTGTTAAATTCTTTGAcaaatcattataatttatatcacTTATTGAATTAttgctttttttttccccatTAATATTCTTATCATCATGATTAATACTATGTTTATTTTCCTCTACATTTTGTTCattacttttaatatttccatTAGATTTGGTTTTATTtacatcttcatttttaacTTTCAAATTTCTTTTCCATTGTGAACCGTTACTTTCTTTTTCTACCTCACCTAAATTGCGTTTATATACATTACAATTTTTAACTATTTCTAAGCTTTCATTTTCTAAAAAattctatataaaaaaaaaatatatatatatatataacatatataacatatattttatagtaaattaatttatgaaaaaataaataaatagttataataataataaaaaaaatatatcaccAACTTacattcaaaaaaatatagtaaaATCCAATCACATATAAACTTAAGCACAGGAATTTAAATGAGTTATAACGTAATGTTCCTTTTAGATTAGCATGAGAAGGATGATAAAAGGTTAGAAtactacatttttttttattcatcatattaaaaacttttttattttttttttttgattaatatataatgaatgaaATTAtgacaaataattatatttatataaattcaaaattaaaaataattgaatttataatatatatatatatatatattagacttatatatttttataatttattgtattatataaaataactaaaataataaaatatttaattaaaaccaaaaaaatatacaattttccttatatatatttaaacaaaaGTATATGTCTTTAATTCaagaatattatgaataactTATTAaacaataatttaataattattatcaagtatatatattgttaagtgtgttttattttttataaaatattctgAAAATGTATTCTTTAAATACaaaaatcattatatttatatataaaatatgacaaaaatacaaaataatatttgcactcatattttttaatatgctttattataaatatatttatgttttattattttatggtTTTGGTTTTTTAATCAGTcaaatctatatatttataaccttaagatatatatacttatatattattataaaaacaaaatattttaaatatttcttaattattttatattatgaaatattatataatatatatatcagaacacatatatattataattaaaaaatattcacaataacattattataaaataaaaggaatacaATATCTTAATGTTTTACTATTATTAGTATATCATATTTGTttatcaaatatttatatatatagtgctACTAATATTATAAGACTTTAATACCTAAATGGTAATTATACAcaattattcaaatatatatattccatttcAATATCATACGTAATATAAACCATAATGTTTcatgtaattatattttaactttgataaaaaaaaaaataaaaatcctaatatttattatttaaaaacaaaaatataatatatatatatacacaatcattattttaaaattcatttttttctaaaaaaattatacattttcaataatttttatgatatattcttattaattcattaatattacacataatataaacacatatcataaaataaaattaaaaagatgtatttttttttttttataattaaaaaatatatatattattttgcgataatttaaaattattattttatctaatttatattttaattataatccatatgataaataaaaatttatatatgtacacataAATTAATGTACAatcaattttattaaaaatatgaaaaaatatatataataaaataaaaaaatatctacacacacatatatataatgttaactaaatatattattaagcCAATCAACAAATATCGATGACGTTACTTTATTATATGCCTCACATGATAATTTGTGACAtccatattttaatatatgtgctcaaatgtttataattattcttatcgttttcttttttttttatcttttgtGTAGAatttttcttccttttataatttttattaacattatataataaaatatatttacaaattttttttttttttttttttaaaatatgtaaaatattgataatttATAAGATAATCacagaaaatataattaacatattataatgaaaaaattatatttccatatgcttaaaataaaaaaattaaaaatatatataatttttatttacatattttcaATCTACTTATTAGATTCTactggaaaaaataaaaatatgtgattatatatcatacatatatttccataaaaatatttaattgctaacatatatatataagaaagaaaatatttttcttttaattaaaaagaaactctataacatatataaaataaaaatatttctaatcattatatatatatattagaacaaataaattatccATAATTCAATATTCCAATATTTCttagaaatatttattattatatatataaatgtaatttGGGGAAACCCATTATATgtacacatataaaattcTTATAAAGTACTATATTTcgaatttatttattctattGTAGTAATGTTGAAAGATTTTAAGTACCTCAATTCCTTTAAGTTCTTTAAAAgaacttataaaaaaagatcaTCGATACCGCCCATCCTTTTTCGTTTCCTAGGAAAACTTCGGGAAAGTGAATCTTAAGTACATACCCTCTTTATTGTATCTTAatagaacatataaattaggTATATTTAAAGTTATTACCCCTTTATTGTAtcttaaaagaatatataaattaagtATATTTAAAGTACTTAACCCTCTTCATTGTACCTTAatagaacatataaattaggTATATTAAAAGTAATTACACTCTTTATTCCTTCTTGcaagaacatataaattaggTGTATTTAAAGTACTTAAAACCATCTTTATTGTCTcttaatataacatataaattaggTATATTTCAAGTACTTAACCTCTTTATTCCTTCTTGcaagaacatataaattaggTATATTTCAAGTACTTAACCTCTTTATTCCTTCTTGcaagaacatataaattaggTATATTTAAAGTACTTACCCCTTTATTCCTTCTTActagaacatataaattaggTGTATTTAAAGTTCTTACCCCTTTATTCCTTCTTACTAGAACCTAGAAagagacatatatataaagtaccTCCTCGactttattatatcttaaatgaacatataaattaggTATATTTAAAGTACTTAACCTCTTTATTCCTTCTTCaaagaacatataaattaggtatatttaaaatacttATCCTCCTTATTCCTTCTTCaaagaacatataatatgagataatatataaagtacCTCCTTGACTTTATTATActtaaaaaaacatataaattaggTATATTTAAAGTACTTAACCTCTTTATTCCTTCTTACTGgaacatataatatgagATAATGCTTAAAGTTCTTACCttctttatttcttcttgaaagaacatataatatgagataatatataaagtacCTCCTTGACTTTATTATActtaaaaaaacatataaattaggTATATTTAAAGTACTTAACCTCTTTATTCCTTCTTCaaagaacatataaattaggtatatttaaaatacttATCCTCCTTATTCCTTCTTCAAAGAACATATAGAGaggtatattaaaatttcttACCCCTTTATTCCTTCTTCaaagaacatataatatgaaataatacTTAAAATACTTATACTCTTTATTCCTTCTTActagaacatataaaatgaGATAATACTTAAAATACTTATCCTCTTTATTCCTTCTTACTGGAACCTAGAAagagacatatatataaagtaccTCCTCgactttattatatcataaattAACACATAAATTAGGTATATTTAAAGTACTTACTCTCTTTATTCCTTCTTActagaacatataaaatgaGATAATACTTAAAATACTTATCCTCTTTATTCCTTCTTACTAGAACATAGAAagagacatatatataaagtaccTCCTCGactttattatatcttaaatgaacatataaattatatatatttaaagtacTTACTCTCTTTATTCCTTCATACtagaacatataatatgagATAATACTTAAAATACTTATACTCTTTATTCCTTCTTActagaatatataa from Plasmodium sp. gorilla clade G2 genome assembly, contig: PADLG01_00_25, whole genome shotgun sequence includes:
- a CDS encoding erythrocyte membrane protein 1 (PfEMP1)-like, putative, which translates into the protein MEINLKKPQLGPTKLFRVIDIPQNDYSIPTNESSNRYVPYGKYKGKTYIYVEGEEPDDYLRDISSSDITSSESEYEEIDINDIYPYKSPKYKTLIEVVLKPSSKTTYDDTSKYQNDSSNKLTNEEWNELKEDFISQYLQNIPKDLPNENIIDDKIYMDTQPNIVDSSMEEKPFITSIQDRVLYGDSENIYNINWNIPKNISSNTTDYPKYVTSNDKYSGIDLINDSLNNDQHIDIYDELLKRKENELYGTKHTKHTSTNRIAKPISIDPISNQIELFNKWLDRHRDMCNQWNNKEEMLSKLNEEWNNENKEHELGITPSTHDDINRINDENYNIINTNTQINNERNDITSLEHLGSTNIPPNDITRNNNGFRTKNLRTNISMDILMDENNDITNEDDQLENSYNF